One part of the Solanum dulcamara chromosome 8, daSolDulc1.2, whole genome shotgun sequence genome encodes these proteins:
- the LOC129901590 gene encoding early nodulin-like protein 1: MAVFSRNVFSSSSVVVVVVLLNLFFLSFTEARDHLVGGKTDSWKIPSSESDSLNHWAEKSRFLVGDSLVWKYDGKKDSVLEVSKRDYVTCNTSSPIAVHNDGDTKIVLEHSGAYYFISGAKGHCGQGQKLIVVTLSEKNMRRFADAPAPSPVEFDGPAVAPSSNAASLKASLVVAFGVLVGFWL; the protein is encoded by the coding sequence ATGGCTGTTTTTTCAAGAAAtgtgttttcttcttcttcagtagTTGTAGTAGTTGTTCTTTTGAACTTGTTCTTCTTGAGCTTCACTGAAGCAAGAGATCATTTGGTTGGTGGAAAAACTGATTCTTGGAAAATCCCATCATCAGAATCAGATTCCCTCAATCATTGGGCTGAAAAATCGCGATTCCTTGTTGGAGATTCTCTTGTGTGGAAGTATGATGGGAAAAAAGACTCTGTTTTGGAAGTGAGCAAGAGGGACTATGTGACATGTAACACATCAAGTCCAATAGCAGTGCACAATGATGGGGACACAAAGATAGTGTTGGAACATTCAGGGGCATACTATTTCATAAGTGGAGCAAAAGGGCATTGTGGGCAAGGACAAAAGTTGATTGTGGTGACATTGTCTGAGAAGAACATGAGGAGATTCGCGGATGCACCAGCACCGTCTCCAGTAGAATTTGATGGTCCTGCTGTAGCTCCTTCTAGCAATGCTGCTAGTTTGAAGGCTAGTTTGGTTGTGGCTTTTGGGGTTTTAGTGGGGTTTTGGCTTTGA
- the LOC129900591 gene encoding uncharacterized protein LOC129900591: protein MPFPMKVQPIDSSTYRESIKNDTVKPLLKSRLKRFFDRPFPSVLRISSAAEKPGAANDGATAEFEPNSVCLDKLVQNFIEENNDKPSAARFGRKCNCFNGNNNDSSDDEFDLSTGFSDSVTNSSFGDSSDTLKSLIPCASVTERNLLAETSKIVDENKSCKRKDDLRKIVTDELLALGYKASICKSKWEKASSTPAGEYEYIDVSTVEGERVILDIDFRSEFEIARSTGKYKAVLQLLPFIFVGKADRLLQIVSIVSEAARQSLKKKGMHIAPWRNPEYMKAKWLSPYTRITPAEESNTAAEITESASESENGELDLIFADKTLPLDSDLINTTKSSSSETSGEEEKPVIMTWQPPAVKPKSCDRKTKVVVTGLAFLLREKP, encoded by the exons ATGCCTTTTCCGATGAAGGTTCAACCGATCGATTCTTCAACATACAGAGAATCGATCAAAAATGATACAGTAAAGCCTTTGCTGAAATCACGACTCAAAAGGTTTTTTGATCGACCGTTCCCTAGTGTTTTACGGATTTCGTCGGCGGCTGAGAAGCCGGGTGCTGCTAATGATGGAGCAACCGCTGAGTTTGAGCCAAATTCGGTTTGTTTGGACAAATTGGTTCAGAATTTCATCGAAGAGAACAATGATAAGCCTTCTGCCGCTAGATTTGGCCGTAAATGCAATTGCTTTAATGGTAACAACAATGATAGCTCCGATGATGAGTTTGATTTGTCTACTGGATTTTCTGACTCTGTTACGAACTCTTCGTTTGGGGATTCTTCCGATACTCTCAAG AGCTTAATTCCCTGTGCAAGTGTCACCGAGAGGAATCTGTTAGCTGAAACTTCAAAAATCGTCGATGAGAACAAATCTTGCAAGCGTAAGGACGATTTGAGAAAAATTGTCACTGATGAACTTTTAGCACTTGGCTATAAAGCTTCTATCTGCAAATCTAAATGGGAAAAAGCTTCCTCTACCCCTGCAG GTGAGTATGAGTATATTGATGTGAGTACTGTGGAAGGAGAAAGAGTCATCCTCGACATAGATTTCAGATCTGAGTTTGAAATAGCGCGATCGACGGGAAAGTACAAAGCAGTTCTGCAATTGCTCCCGTTTATCTTCGTCGGCAAAGCCGATCGGCTTCTGCAAATAGTGTCAATCGTCTCGGAAGCAGCTCGACaaagcttgaagaagaaaggtATGCACATCGCTCCATGGCGcaatccggagtatatgaaagCCAAATGGCTCAGTCCCTACACGAGAATTACACCTGCGGAGGAATCTAACACCGCTGCTGAGATCACGGAGTCGGCGTCGGAAAGTGAGAACGGCGAGTTAGATTTGATTTTTGCTGATAAAACGCTACCTTTAGACTCCGATCTTATTAATACAACAAAGTCGTCGTCGTCGGAAACTTCCGGCGAGGAAGAGAAGCCGGTGATTATGACGTGGCAACCTCCGGCAGTAAAGCCAAAGAGTTGCGATAGGAAAACCAAAGTCGTCGTCACTGGATTGGCTTTTCTTCTCAGGGAAAAACCGTAA